Within Pseudomonadota bacterium, the genomic segment GTTCAAGGGGCTCGGACGCTATCGCATCGGCGCGCAGTGGCTGTTCTTCAAATCTGGCCTCGGCGCGTCGACATTCTGCGAGTCCGGCTGTTTCTTCAAAAGCTCCGACGACGTCGACTACGCGGATATCCAGCACGAGTTCTATCCGGTCTGCGCCCAGATGGGTGAGGCCGAGAGCAATGTCGCCGAGGGCTTCATGTTCTCCATGGGCATCATGCGGCCGAAGAGTCAGGGACGCGTCTGGCTCAAATCCGTCGACCCCCGCGCCCACCCGGCGATCCTCTTCAACTATCTGGACGACGAGGACGATCGGCGCGTCATGATCCATGGTCTGCAGCGCACGCGCGAGATGGCCGCCCAGTCCGCGTTCGATCCCGTGCGCCGTGCCGAGATGTCGCCCGGGCCGGATGTGCAAAGCGATGCGGAGATCCTCGCCTGGCTCGCCGCCGAAGGCTCGACCGAATACCACCCCTGCTCGACCTGCCGCATGGGCACCGGCGACGACAGCGTCACCAATGGCGAGGGCCAGGTGCACGAGACCGAAGCGTTGCGCGTGATCGACGCCTCAATCATGCCCGGCAACGTCACCGCCAACCTGAACGCGCCGGTCATCATGATCGCCGAAAAACTCGCCGATGCCATCCGCGGCAAACCGCCGCTCTGACCTGTTCGCGAAGAGGCTAGATTTACCCTGTGACCGCCGTCACCGATCACGGCGCTTTCACGGGTATTTGCGCGCGCCCTGCCCATCTTGTTGGCATCAAGCCTGACTGCCTGGACATGGAGCGCCAACGATGACCAGCAAAACCGCCAACACGACGAACACCGCCTCGTTCAAACGTGTCGCCACGAGCGCCAAGACGCTCTATCGCGAG encodes:
- a CDS encoding GMC oxidoreductase; this translates as GGAINSPQLLLLSGVGDPAHLSEHGIAVNAAVPAVGRHLEDHLIVPIQFSTPPGVSPAGKFKGLGRYRIGAQWLFFKSGLGASTFCESGCFFKSSDDVDYADIQHEFYPVCAQMGEAESNVAEGFMFSMGIMRPKSQGRVWLKSVDPRAHPAILFNYLDDEDDRRVMIHGLQRTREMAAQSAFDPVRRAEMSPGPDVQSDAEILAWLAAEGSTEYHPCSTCRMGTGDDSVTNGEGQVHETEALRVIDASIMPGNVTANLNAPVIMIAEKLADAIRGKPPL